From Desulfuromonas soudanensis, the proteins below share one genomic window:
- a CDS encoding PAS domain S-box protein yields the protein MFLSIRTKLILSHFTLILLGTLAFGAAGYLLLQKGLESAATEKLQVLTFMAARETEGFLQGKQQMLLRISEGREVQDFPVNYRVPALSSYLAKFKDEFSVLSYLNAEEEVDVAVLKGDVARVPQIDPDLSLSHLARQQPGLVHVGQVSYGEYGDDLSGSTIPMVLGIHEYFGDKYVGMLRGEVPLAGLTARLKEIPVGRSGHVLLIDGEGTVLMVSHAGSILSEEEEDVQVLSAQLAGFKTGSGRTVLRGRDFLAARTPVDMNGWSVIALLPYEEFILGPNRLRSQYLLIFLVVGSIGALLAFLLSNRITGPLLKMAAGARAVARGKLEPIAKARTRDEIGQLIESFNSMILDLQATTVSRDQLDNIFGSMHDAIFVVGSDGRVRMVNRASCDLLGLPMEVIVGQTYDDLFGCSLDDYHSFSALRQLEDQDCFETLLFDADRRKIPVAISVGAMRDAEGAPHEIVCLVQDITERKTAEEKIRNSRNFLETVLNSIGDAISIIDVETFAIIGTNRVFLERCGLSESEVLGKKCYDLSSHDCQGHNLTPEICPVLRTVASGESASGEHQHHDSAGNRAFVEVKTSPLKNSGGELSHVVHVARDISERKRTEIELQLFAKKLELSNRELTDFAYVASHDLQEPLRKVTAFGDRLKSKYQDVLGEQGLDYLERMRHAAVRMQTLIEDLLSFSRVSTQAQPFSPVEMSEIIGEVLDDLEIRIQELKGTIEVGNLPAIEADPLQMRQIMQNLLGNALKFHRPGVAPLIRVQGELVDGGKNCRITVADNGIGFEEKYLERIFGVFQRLHGRNEYAGSGVGLAICRKITERHHGSVTAMSRAGEGATFILTLPVSQKEKRSAP from the coding sequence ATGTTCCTCTCGATCCGCACCAAGCTCATCCTTTCCCACTTCACCCTGATCCTGCTGGGGACCCTCGCCTTTGGGGCCGCCGGCTATCTGTTGCTGCAGAAGGGACTCGAATCGGCAGCAACGGAAAAACTGCAGGTGCTCACCTTCATGGCCGCACGGGAGACGGAAGGATTTCTTCAGGGCAAGCAGCAGATGCTGCTGCGGATATCCGAGGGGCGCGAGGTGCAGGACTTTCCCGTCAATTACCGTGTCCCGGCGCTCTCCAGCTACCTGGCCAAATTCAAGGATGAATTTTCTGTCCTGTCTTACCTGAATGCCGAAGAAGAGGTCGACGTCGCCGTTCTGAAGGGCGACGTCGCCCGGGTTCCACAGATCGACCCCGATCTGTCCCTGTCGCATCTGGCCCGACAGCAACCAGGTTTGGTTCATGTGGGCCAGGTGTCCTACGGGGAGTACGGGGATGACCTTTCCGGTTCCACTATCCCCATGGTCCTGGGAATTCATGAGTATTTCGGCGATAAGTACGTGGGAATGCTCCGCGGCGAGGTCCCCCTCGCGGGGCTGACGGCGCGTCTCAAGGAGATTCCCGTCGGACGCAGTGGCCATGTCCTTCTGATCGACGGCGAGGGGACCGTTCTCATGGTTTCACACGCCGGTTCCATTCTTTCAGAAGAAGAAGAGGATGTTCAGGTGTTGTCGGCCCAACTCGCCGGGTTCAAAACGGGCTCGGGACGCACAGTCCTGAGGGGGAGGGATTTTCTCGCCGCCCGCACTCCTGTGGATATGAACGGATGGTCCGTCATTGCTCTTCTCCCCTATGAAGAATTCATCCTCGGCCCGAATCGGCTGAGGAGCCAATACCTTCTTATCTTCCTGGTGGTCGGTAGTATCGGGGCGCTCCTGGCCTTTCTCCTGTCGAACAGGATCACCGGTCCTCTGCTGAAAATGGCCGCCGGTGCAAGGGCGGTTGCCCGGGGCAAACTCGAACCGATTGCCAAGGCGCGCACCAGGGATGAAATCGGCCAGTTGATTGAATCTTTCAACAGCATGATCCTCGATCTGCAGGCGACCACCGTCAGCCGCGATCAGCTCGACAATATTTTCGGCTCCATGCACGATGCCATCTTCGTCGTCGGCTCCGACGGAAGAGTGCGCATGGTCAATCGCGCCTCTTGTGACCTCCTCGGCCTCCCCATGGAAGTCATTGTCGGCCAGACCTATGATGACCTCTTCGGCTGCAGTCTCGACGACTATCACTCCTTTTCCGCCCTGCGGCAGCTCGAAGATCAGGACTGTTTCGAAACCCTTCTCTTCGATGCCGACAGAAGAAAAATCCCCGTGGCCATTTCCGTCGGTGCCATGCGCGACGCCGAAGGCGCGCCCCATGAAATTGTCTGTCTCGTGCAGGACATCACCGAACGCAAGACGGCCGAAGAAAAAATTCGTAATTCCCGAAATTTTCTCGAAACGGTCCTCAACAGCATTGGGGATGCCATCTCCATCATTGACGTGGAAACTTTTGCCATCATCGGTACCAACCGGGTGTTCCTCGAGCGTTGCGGCCTCAGTGAGAGCGAGGTTCTCGGGAAGAAATGTTATGACCTCTCCAGCCACGACTGCCAGGGCCATAACCTGACGCCGGAAATCTGTCCTGTTCTGCGCACCGTCGCCAGCGGCGAGAGCGCCTCCGGGGAACATCAACATCACGATTCGGCGGGGAACCGGGCCTTTGTCGAGGTCAAGACCTCTCCCCTGAAGAACTCCGGCGGCGAACTCTCCCATGTGGTGCACGTGGCCCGCGACATTTCCGAGCGCAAGCGTACCGAAATAGAACTGCAGCTCTTTGCCAAAAAGCTCGAGCTCAGCAATCGCGAGCTTACCGATTTTGCCTATGTCGCTTCCCACGATCTGCAGGAACCCCTGCGCAAGGTCACGGCCTTCGGTGACCGCCTCAAAAGCAAATATCAGGATGTCCTCGGCGAGCAGGGACTCGATTATCTGGAGCGCATGCGCCACGCCGCCGTGCGCATGCAGACCCTCATCGAAGATCTCCTGAGTTTCTCCCGAGTGTCCACCCAGGCGCAGCCCTTTTCGCCGGTGGAGATGTCTGAAATCATCGGCGAGGTTCTGGACGATCTCGAGATCCGGATTCAGGAACTGAAGGGAACCATCGAGGTCGGCAATTTGCCGGCCATCGAGGCTGACCCCTTGCAGATGCGGCAGATCATGCAGAACCTCCTCGGCAATGCCCTCAAATTTCACCGTCCCGGGGTGGCACCGCTCATCCGGGTGCAGGGAGAACTGGTCGATGGCGGGAAAAACTGCCGCATCACCGTCGCCGACAACGGCATAGGCTTTGAAGAAAAATACCTCGAGCGAATCTTCGGAGTCTTTCAGCGGCTGCACGGGCGCAACGAATATGCCGGTTCCGGCGTCGGTCTGGCGATCTGCCGCAAGATCACCGAGCGCCATCACGGCAGCGTCACGGCGATGAGCAGGGCAGGGGAGGGGGCGACTTTTATTCTGACCCTGCCGGTGTCCCAGAAGGAAAAAAGGAGCGCACCATGA